The Dendropsophus ebraccatus isolate aDenEbr1 chromosome 3, aDenEbr1.pat, whole genome shotgun sequence genome includes a region encoding these proteins:
- the SSH1 gene encoding protein phosphatase Slingshot homolog 1, with protein MALVTLQRSPTPSAASSASTSEEFGNDEERKTNLSLSDSFLMVKGAALFLQQGNSFQGQRSLHHLHKNAGDLPQHLQVMINLLRAEDRIKLAVRLESSWSDRVRYMVVVYSNGRQDTEENILLGVDFTSKESKSCTIGMVLHLWSDTTIRLDGDGGFSVNTAGRTHVFKPVSVQAMWSALQILHKACEVARRYNYFPGGLALIWASYYEGCISSDQSCINEWNTMQDLESARPDSPILFMDKPTEGEKTEWVIKAKLRGIMMSKDLENVTCKEIRNELEQKLSCNLKEYKEYIDNEMLLILGQMDKASHIFDYLYLGSEWNASNLEELNNAGVGYILNVTREIDNFFPGLFAYHNIRVYDEESTDLLSHWNDAYNFINKAKKNHSKCLVHCKMGVSRSASTVIAYAMKEYGWSMEKAYNYVKQKRNVARPNAGFMRQLSEYEGILDASKQRHNKLWKQHVEQTEFESMFPSAYQQPNLESDLQYRINEEDVDDQVLTESRCFGNLPEPHGFIEPTVLLEVQDLERDALLVDPPFSDSYCTMKTKEKTCDRAGRNFQMREVKKKLDFESTLSPQYLEDNLSPEETERKMLSAHTTYYREDPRAGKEFSNNSSSKRSCPKDSEEDAIFGILSKVKPPYPSCTDCMYSEAQEECQDLDTANMTEAPTVCTQPALLQHMTSAVLDRLHGHKLVKSTPLQSDLQASKDVDENYRDSVKLQESSEGQGFCEDSASKRDYKQAKDVKYLFFSRDLDKPLTHSYLMQHQESIIQLQKAGLVRKHTKELERLKSESSSLLKESPLEKPEGSKQEDPQQLSVQPVEDQKDSTEKVDLVDISDVVFQKTSTPSFSKTELISSYTKDFLKTICYTPTSSSMSSNLTRSSSSDSIHSVRGKPGLVKQRTQEIETRMRLAGLTLSSPLKRSHSLAKLGSLNFSTDDLSCDPDNFQSLECKSPRLRDNLVCTDTPSSSSTMETPSALTTSNNSSVTDTDTR; from the exons cttgAGCGACAGTTTTTTAATGGTGAAGGGAGCTGCCCTCTTCCTGCAACAAGGAAATAGCTTCCAAGGACAAAGGAGTCTTCATCACTTGCACAAGAATGCTG GTGACCTGCCTCAACACCTTCAGGTTATGATCAATCTCCTTCGCGCTGAAGATCGCATCAAACTG GCTGTCCGTCTAGAGAGCAGCTGGTCAGACCGTGTACGATACATGGTGGTGGTCTACAGTAATGGGCGCCAAGACACAGAAGAGAATATTCTATTAGGAGTAGATTTCACCAGTAAAGAAAG TAAAAGTTGCACTATTGGTATGGTCCTGCACCTGTGGAGTGACACCACCATACGTTTGGATGGGGATGG GGGATTTAGCGTCAACACTGCTGGAAGAACCCATGTGTTCAAACCAGTGTCAGTCCAGGCCATGTG GTCAGCACTTCAGATCCTCCACAAGGCCTGTGAGGTTGCCCGACGGTACAATTACTTTCCCGGGGGACTTGCGCTCATATGGGCTTCATACTATGAGGGCTGTATTAGCTCTGATCAAAGCTGCATCAATGAGTGGAACACCATGCAGGACCTGGAGTCCGCCCGGCCAGATTCTCCTATACTCTTCATGGACAA ACCTACAGAAGGTGAAAAGACTGAATGGGTCATCAAAGCAAAACTGAGGGGCATCATGATGAGCAAAGACTTGGAGAATGTGACATGCAAAGAG ATCCGGAATGAGCTGGAGCAGAAGCTAAGCTGCAATTTGAAGGAGTACAAGGAATATATAGACAATGAAATGTTGCTGATTCTTGGACAGATGGATAAAGCTTCTCATATCTTTGATTACCTTTACCTG GGCTCTGAGTGGAATGCATCAAACTTGGAAGAGTTGAATAATGCAGG AGTGGGCTACATACTGAATGTGACCAGGGAAATAGACAACTTTTTTCCAGGCCTTTTTGCTTATCATAATATCCGGGTATATGATGAGGAGTCCACTGACTTATTGTCACACTGGAACGATGCCTATAACTTTATTAACAAAGCAAA AAAAAATCACTCCAAGTGTCTGGTGCACTGCAAAATGGGAGTCAGTCGCTCGGCTTCTACAGTCATTGCTTATGCAATGAAAGAGTATGGCTGGTCCATGGAGAAAGCATACAATTATGTGAAGCAGAAACGCAATGTAGCAAGGCCAAATGCAGGCTTCATGCGTCAGCTCTCCGAGTACGAAGGAATCCTCGATGCCAG taaACAGCGACACAACAAACTATGGAAACAACATGTAGAACAAACAGAATTTGAGTCGATGTTTCCATCTGCCTATCAGCAGCCTAACTTGGAATCTGACCTTCAATACAGAATAAATGAGGAAGATGTGGACGATCAAGTTTTGACTGAAAGTAGATGTTTTGGAAATCTTCCAGAGCCTCATGGGTTCATTGAGCCAACTGTGCTGCTGGAGGTCCAAGACCTGGAGAGAGATGCCTTACTAGTAGACCCTCCCTTCTCAGATTCATACTGCACTATGAAAACCAAAGAGAAAACATGCGACAGGGCAGGAAGGAATTTCCAAATGcgagaagtaaaaaaaaagttggactTTGAAAGCACTTTAAGTCCACAGTACCTGGAAGATAATCTGAGCCCTGAAGAAACTGAAAGGAAGATGTTATCTGCACATACAACGTATTACAGAGAGGATCCGCGTGCTGGCAAGGAATTCTCGAACAATAGCAGCAGTAAGAGAAGCTGTCCAAAAGACAGTGAG GAAGATGCAATATTTGGAATCCTTAGTAAGGTGAAACCGCCATATCCATCGTGTACGGACTGTATGTATTCTGAGGCACAGGAAGAATGTCAGGATCTGGATACAGCGAATATGACTGAAGCCCCTACTGTATGCACTCAGCCAGCACTGTTACAGCATATGACTTCAGCAGTTTTGGATAGGTTGCACGGACACAAACTAGTTAAATCTACACCATTGCAATCCGATTTGCAAGCTTCTAAAGATGTGGACGAAAATTACAGAGATTCCGTTAAACTGCAGGAATCAAGCGAGGGCCAAGGGTTCTGTGAAGACTCTGCCTCCAAAAGAGATTACAAACAGGCTAAAGACGTAAAGTATTTATTTTTCAGCAGGGACTTGGACAAACCTTTGACTCATAGCTACTTGATGCAGCACCAAGAGTCTATTATTCAGCTTCAGAAAGCTGGATTGGTTAGAAAGCATACCAAAGAATTGGAACGTCTCAAGAGTGAAAGCTCTTCTCTACTTAAGGAGAGTCCTTTAGAGAAGCCGGAGGGCTCAAAACAGGAAGATCCGCAGCAACTCTCTGTTCAGCCTGTTGAAGACCAAAAGGATAGCACAGAAAAAGTAGACTTGGTTGACATATCTGATGTCGTGTTTCAAAAGACTTCTACTCCATCCTTCAGTAAAACTGAGTTGATAAGTAGCTATACTAAAGACTTCCTGAAAACTATCTGCTATACGCCAACATCTTCATCAATGAGTTCTAATCTTACCCGCAGTTCAAGTAGCGACAGTATCCACAGTGTTCGCGGCAAACCTGGTCTTGTCAAACAGAGAACTCAAGAAATCGAAACTCGCATGCGTCTGGCCGGTCTTACTCTTTCTTCACCTCTTAAGAGATCCCACTCACTAGCCAAACTGGGAAGTCTTAATTTTTCCACTGACGATTTATCATGTGACCCTGACAACTTCCAAAGCTTGGAGTGCAAGAGCCCAAGGCTAAGAGACAATCTTGTCTGCACTGACACTCCCTCATCATCCTCAACAATGGAAACTCCGTCAGCTCTCACGACATCCAATAATTCATCGGTGACCGATACAGATACgagatga